A stretch of the Nicotiana tabacum cultivar K326 chromosome 6, ASM71507v2, whole genome shotgun sequence genome encodes the following:
- the LOC107781143 gene encoding peroxidase P7-like: MANDGNQTVPMMTANASTNETPKNDSFLVIEAWKHSNFLCRNYILSGLEDNLYNVYSGVETSKELWNALEKKYKTEDAGMKKFVAAKFLDYKMVDSKSVITQVQELQVIIHDLLAEGLVINEAFQVAAIIEKLPPLWKDFKNYLKHKRKEMSLEDLIVRLRIEEDNKAAERRGRGNSTIMGANIVEDNKKRKKASSPKYNPSKKRFSGNCYNFIDDIKFAVEKVCPGVVSCADILAVTARDSVVILGEPNWDDVKLGRRGARTTSQAAANSSIPPPTSNLNRLISSFSAVGLSTKDMLALSGAHTIGQARCTSFRRRRYNETNNLDSSLTKTRQNNCPKNLGSGDDNLAPLDLQTPTYLDNHYFINLVSKKGLLHSDQQLFNGGSADSTVKSYSDNPSSFATDLVTSMIKMGDIRPLTGSKGEIRKNCKRIN; the protein is encoded by the exons atggcgaatgacggAAATCAAACTGTTCCGAtgatgactgccaacgcatcgacaa atgaAACTCCAAAAAATGatagctttctcgtgattgaggcgtggaagcattctaacttcttgtgcaggaattatattcttagcggactggaggataatctgtataatgtatacagtggcgtggagacgtcaaaagaattgtggaatgcacttgaaaagaagtacaaaactgaagatgccgggatgaagaaattcgtcgccgcaaaatttttggactacaaaatggtagatagcaagtctgttattacccaagtccaggaattgcaagtgattattcatgatctacttgctgaag gtcttgtcatcaatgaagcattccaagtagcagcaataattgagaagttgcctccattgtggaaggacttcaaaaattatttgaaacacaaacgaaaggagatgtcccttgaagatctcattgttcgattgagaatcgaagaggacaataaagctgctgagagaagaggccgtggaaattcaacaataatgggagcaaatattgttgaagataacaaaaagagaaagaaggcttctagtccgaaatacaacccaagcaagaagcggttcagtggaaactgctacaact TTATTGACGATATCAAATTCGCCGTTGAAAAAGTGTGCCCTGGTGTCGTCTCTTGTGCTGATATTTTGGCCGTTACTGCCCGAGACTCTGTTGTCATT CTTGGAGAGCCTAATTGGGAT GATGTAAAATTAGGAAGAAGAGGTGCCAGAACAACAAGCCAAGCTGCTGCAAACAGTAGCATTCCTCCCCCAACTTCTAACCTTAACCGTCTCATCTCTAGCTTCAGTGCTGTTGGCCTTTCCACCAAGGATATGCTTGCCTTATCTG GAGCTCACACCATTGGACAAGCAAGGTGCACTAGTTTCAGGAGACGCAGATACAACGAGACCAATAACTTGGATTCATCACTAACAAAAACCAGGCAAAACAACTGCCCAAAAAACTTAGGCTCAGGGGACGACAATTTGGCGCCTCTTGATCTTCAGACTCCTACATATTTGGACAACCATTATTTCATAAACCTTGTAAGCAAAAAGGGTTTGCTCCACTCTGATCAGCAGCTCTTCAACGGCGGATCGGCCGATTCAACTGTGAAATCATACAGCGACAACCCCAGCAGTTTCGCTACTGATTTGGTGACTTCCATGATTAAGATGGGTGACATCCGTCCCCTTACTGGATCTAAAGGAGAGATCAGGAAGAATTGCAAGAGGATCAACTAA
- the LOC107793453 gene encoding peroxidase P7-like — translation MASFKTAIVLFFLVSLMGSSSAQLTTGFYSKSCPKLYETVKSVVHSAIQKETRMGASLLRLFFHDCFVNGCDGSLFLDDTSTFTGEKRAQPNFNSARGFEVIDDIKSAVEKVCPGVVSCADILAVTARDSVVILGGPNWDVKLGRRDARTASQAAANSSIPPPTSNLNRLISSFSAVGLSTKDMVALSGAHTIGQARCTSFRARIYNETNNLDSSLAKTRQNNCPRNSGSGDNNLAPLDLQTPTYFDNHYFINLVSKKGLLHSDQQLFNGGSADSIVKSYSDNPSSFATDFVTAMIKMGDIRPLTGSKGEIRKNCRRIN, via the exons atggcttCTTTTAAGACTGCCATAGTTTTGTTTTTCCTAGTGAGCTTAATGGGAAGCTCCTCAGCTCAACTAACCACTGGGTTTTATTCCAAATCATGTCCTAAGCTCTATGAAACTGTGAAATCTGTAGTGCATTCTGCCATTCAGAAGGAAACCCGTATGGGTGCTTCCCTCCTTCGCCTATTCTTCCACGATTGCTTCGTCAAT GGATGCGATGGATCATTATTCCTGGATGATACATCAACCTTCACAGGGGAAAAAAGGGCACAACCTAATTTCAATTCCGCTAGAGGATTTGAAGTTATTGATGACATCAAATCTGCCGTCGAAAAAGTGTGCCCTGGTGTTGTCTCTTGTGCTGATATTTTGGCCGTTACTGCCCGAGACTCTGTTGTCATT CTTGGAGGGCCTAATTGGGATGTAAAACTCGGAAGAAGAGATGCCAGAACAGCAAGCCAAGCTGCCGCAAACAGTAGCATTCCTCCTCCAACTTCTAACCTTAACCGGCTCATCTCTAGCTTCAGTGCTGTTGGCCTTTCCACCAAGGATATGGTTGCCTTATCTG GAGCTCACACCATTGGACAAGCAAGGTGCACTAGTTTCAGGGCACGCATATACAACGAGACCAATAACTTGGATTCATCACTAGCAAAAACCAGGCAAAACAACTGCCCAAGAAACTCAGGCTCAGGGGACAACAACTTGGCACCTCTTGATCTTCAGACTCCTACATATTTCGACAACCATTATTTCATTAACCTTGTAAGCAAAAAAGGTTTGCTCCACTCTGATCAGCAGCTCTTCAACGGCGGATCGGCCGATTCAATTGTGAAATCATACAGCGACAACCCCAGCAGTTTCGCAACTGATTTTGTGACTGCCATGATTAAGATGGGTGACATCCGTCCCCTTACTGGATCTAAAGGAGAGATCAGGAAGAATTGCAGGAGGATCAACTAA